A DNA window from Opitutales bacterium contains the following coding sequences:
- a CDS encoding response regulator encodes MEPGLNTIDIALIDDSEDDILMMREAVALSAPLKITEVFHNGMEALEKLILNSRPAQLPDLILLDINMPRINGFDVIRKLKNDARLRIVPTILLTTSNREEDVLKAYALGASSYIQKPFEFDELVNSTRCVASYWSAMLLPNHNLRPQTF; translated from the coding sequence ATGGAACCTGGACTTAACACAATCGATATAGCTCTAATCGATGACAGTGAGGATGACATCCTAATGATGCGCGAAGCTGTCGCCCTCTCTGCCCCACTCAAAATCACCGAAGTGTTTCATAATGGAATGGAGGCCTTGGAAAAACTAATCCTAAACAGTCGACCTGCACAACTTCCCGACCTAATCCTTCTAGATATCAATATGCCGAGGATCAACGGCTTCGATGTAATCAGAAAACTCAAGAACGATGCGCGCCTCCGGATCGTTCCTACAATTCTTCTCACCACAAGCAATCGAGAGGAAGATGTCTTAAAGGCCTATGCTCTAGGGGCGAGTTCTTACATCCAGAAACCCTTTGAGTTCGATGAACTGGTCAACTCCACACGCTGTGTTGCATCATATTGGTCGGCCATGTTGTTGCCAAACCACAATTTACGCCCTCAAACGTTTTAA
- a CDS encoding PAS domain-containing protein yields MRLFEIFLPALLVIPNERNYDSVTETNSRIQDLERELQFSKENLQATIEELETSNEELQATNEELLASNEELQSSNEELQSVNEELFTVNTEYEKKNHELSQVNSDMDHLLQSTEIGTIFIDRNLRIRRYTPAIGRSFNLLTQDIGRPLEHITYNLDGDENLLELVKGVITSTEPIEREIQHRESGWFLMRIYPYLTGGADSSGAVITLIDISPIKAAERELYMRSERLKRSNQDLENFAYIVSHDLQEPLRTISSYLDLLQGRYEKELDGEAREFIEYSISGALNMRKRVDDLLAYSRVETRGSEFEKVIAQEIVTQVQKNLSEKIDSAKATFHFDLEAVEFWADRKQIVSLFESMIDNALRFKSNKPLEVFIWARRQKNEWQFTVKDNGIGINPTDFERIFDVFQQVHSREDYPGSGMGLAIAKRIIFRHEGRIWVESQPGQGTSICFALPIKRSAVLA; encoded by the coding sequence ATGCGATTATTCGAAATTTTTCTCCCCGCACTTCTGGTCATACCCAACGAGCGGAATTATGATTCAGTTACCGAAACCAATAGTCGCATTCAGGATCTAGAGCGCGAATTACAATTCTCTAAGGAAAACTTGCAGGCAACCATCGAAGAACTCGAAACCAGTAATGAGGAGCTTCAGGCAACCAATGAAGAGTTGCTTGCTTCCAACGAAGAGCTCCAGAGCTCCAACGAGGAATTGCAGTCAGTAAATGAGGAGCTGTTTACGGTTAATACGGAATACGAAAAGAAGAATCACGAGCTTAGCCAGGTGAATAGCGATATGGATCACCTATTGCAAAGCACCGAGATCGGTACGATCTTCATCGATCGTAATTTGCGAATCCGCCGTTATACCCCAGCGATTGGTCGTAGCTTCAACCTGCTTACTCAGGACATCGGACGCCCTCTCGAGCACATCACTTACAACTTAGACGGAGACGAAAACCTACTGGAACTCGTAAAAGGAGTGATCACATCTACCGAACCCATTGAGCGTGAGATTCAGCATCGTGAAAGTGGATGGTTTCTTATGCGGATCTACCCATACCTAACAGGAGGGGCAGATTCTTCCGGGGCCGTTATCACATTGATTGATATATCTCCGATCAAGGCTGCCGAGCGTGAACTCTACATGCGCAGTGAACGCTTGAAGCGGTCAAATCAAGACCTCGAGAATTTCGCCTACATCGTCTCTCACGATCTACAAGAGCCCTTGAGAACTATCTCAAGCTACCTGGATCTCCTACAAGGACGGTATGAAAAAGAACTCGATGGCGAGGCTCGCGAATTTATCGAGTATTCGATATCAGGCGCTCTAAATATGCGTAAACGGGTGGATGACCTTTTAGCATACTCGCGTGTAGAAACACGGGGCTCCGAATTCGAAAAGGTAATCGCACAAGAAATAGTCACTCAGGTTCAGAAAAATCTCTCCGAGAAGATAGATTCGGCTAAAGCTACATTCCACTTTGATTTGGAAGCGGTCGAATTTTGGGCGGACCGCAAACAGATTGTGAGCCTTTTCGAGTCGATGATCGACAATGCGCTTCGCTTTAAAAGCAACAAACCTCTTGAAGTCTTTATCTGGGCACGGCGTCAGAAAAATGAATGGCAATTTACGGTAAAAGATAACGGAATCGGCATCAATCCAACCGATTTTGAGCGGATTTTCGATGTCTTCCAGCAGGTGCACTCCCGTGAAGATTATCCCGGAAGTGGCATGGGGCTCGCCATCGCCAAACGAATTATTTTCCGCCACGAGGGACGTATCTGGGTCGAATCACAGCCGGGTCAAGGCACTTCAATATGTTTCGCTTTGCCAATTAAACGTTCGGCGGTTCTCGCCTAA
- a CDS encoding PAS domain-containing protein, translating into MGKSPRYFNYTQELQSTNEELHSVNEELFTVNSEYKQKNDELARLNADFDKLLENTMIGTVFLDNHLRVRKFTPVATETLNLIRRDIGRPIHHISHNFTDYNNFSTDVKITCESGEFCEIEAKTNTGATFLIRMTPYDEINGEHHSVVITFIDISRLKQAEASITEHQSRLDIAEQLANLGSWDWDLKTDMITLDVRFSAVSGLGIEGVLDSKTFFKEIHRYSDGPYEETIRTKINAKDTLQYDWHFTLPNGTHRYLRGYGAVTRDRFRNPVHFRGILTDESEFRQQQEFVMQQKKDMETLLYVISHDLREPLRAIRNFSKFLSDGSQSLASEKSLNFLSRILHASERMDLLLNEVSELSRLKRNSDPFEYVQGNQIVERAIKNLENRIEQSGASITVARDLPELKVNKTWAIQAIFNLIANALKFVKEGESPEILITPYVAPKAFSNHVGIVVQDRGPGVPAESAERIFKLFQRAVGKDVEGTGAGLAIVKEVAKKHGGEVFYESRIKGGSKFTITFQK; encoded by the coding sequence TTGGGGAAATCTCCCCGCTACTTCAATTACACCCAGGAACTTCAGTCAACGAATGAAGAGCTTCACTCGGTTAATGAAGAGCTTTTTACTGTAAATTCGGAATATAAGCAAAAGAATGATGAGCTCGCCCGGCTCAATGCTGATTTTGATAAGCTTCTAGAAAACACCATGATCGGCACAGTGTTCCTAGATAATCATCTACGGGTCCGCAAGTTCACCCCTGTTGCGACCGAGACACTTAACCTGATTCGCCGAGACATTGGACGACCGATCCACCATATCAGCCATAATTTTACAGACTATAATAACTTCTCTACCGATGTGAAAATAACCTGTGAATCGGGTGAGTTTTGCGAAATAGAAGCGAAGACAAACACAGGCGCGACCTTTTTGATTCGGATGACTCCTTATGACGAGATCAACGGGGAACATCACAGTGTCGTCATTACCTTCATCGATATCAGTCGGCTTAAGCAGGCAGAGGCGTCCATAACCGAGCACCAGAGCCGGTTAGACATTGCAGAGCAGCTTGCCAATTTGGGGTCTTGGGACTGGGATTTAAAAACAGATATGATAACACTCGATGTGCGATTCTCTGCGGTTTCCGGGTTGGGTATCGAAGGCGTGCTGGATTCTAAGACCTTCTTCAAAGAAATTCATCGCTACAGCGACGGCCCCTATGAAGAAACGATACGCACTAAAATAAACGCTAAGGACACCCTCCAATACGATTGGCATTTCACGCTCCCAAACGGCACCCATAGATACCTGAGAGGCTATGGAGCGGTGACGCGTGATAGATTCCGCAACCCGGTGCATTTCCGAGGCATTCTCACCGACGAGAGTGAGTTTCGCCAACAGCAAGAATTCGTGATGCAGCAGAAAAAAGACATGGAAACGCTCCTTTACGTGATTTCTCATGACCTAAGGGAACCCCTACGCGCAATCCGTAATTTTTCGAAGTTTCTCAGTGATGGTTCACAATCACTCGCGAGTGAGAAAAGCCTCAATTTCCTATCTCGCATCCTCCATGCATCCGAGCGCATGGACTTGCTGCTCAACGAAGTGTCCGAATTATCCCGTCTCAAGCGAAACTCAGATCCGTTCGAGTATGTCCAGGGCAATCAAATCGTTGAACGCGCCATCAAAAATCTCGAAAATCGGATCGAGCAATCAGGGGCCAGTATTACAGTGGCTAGAGACTTGCCAGAATTGAAAGTTAACAAGACTTGGGCGATTCAGGCTATTTTCAATCTGATAGCCAATGCCCTAAAGTTCGTAAAAGAAGGCGAATCACCGGAAATACTCATCACACCTTATGTGGCTCCCAAAGCATTCAGTAATCACGTAGGCATTGTTGTGCAGGATCGTGGTCCCGGCGTGCCTGCTGAGAGCGCGGAGCGGATATTCAAGCTATTCCAACGCGCTGTGGGCAAAGACGTCGAAGGCACCGGTGCAGGCCTTGCTATAGTAAAAGAAGTGGCAAAGAAACACGGAGGCGAAGTTTTCTATGAATCACGAATTAAGGGTGGTTCGAAATTCACGATAACATTTCAAAAATAG